The Nitrospirales bacterium genome includes a window with the following:
- a CDS encoding response regulator, producing MISQHQCQQAAVLIVDDQMTNIMLLENILQSAGYTNIHSTTESTDVVRLYREMNPDLICLDIRMPEVDGFQVMGQLKIVNKRPYLPILVLTSEEDRGTRLRALESGAKDFLNKPFDKVEVLMRIRNLLETSLLHKENKRYMETLEETVLTRTQALEDTQREVIHRLGRAAEYRDNDTGSHIVRMSHYAAILAQAAGMTEEECKLVQQAMPMHDIGKIGIPDDILLKPDQLTSEEWHTMRRHTLIGAELLSGSDSPLLQMAEIIALTHHEKWDGSGYPNKLSGEDIPLPGRICAICDIFDALTSQRPYKEAWAVEDAIKHIHELSGTHLDPHLVERFEDMLPLMLEVQRTYVDVRAMEPVSEYNS from the coding sequence ATGATCTCTCAACACCAATGTCAACAAGCAGCCGTTTTGATCGTGGATGATCAAATGACGAATATTATGCTGTTGGAGAACATTCTTCAGTCAGCCGGCTATACGAACATTCATAGTACGACCGAATCGACCGATGTCGTGCGACTCTACCGAGAAATGAACCCAGACCTGATTTGCCTGGACATTCGCATGCCTGAAGTCGATGGTTTTCAGGTCATGGGACAATTGAAGATCGTCAATAAGCGACCCTATTTGCCCATTCTGGTCTTAACCTCGGAAGAGGACCGGGGAACCCGATTGCGGGCGCTTGAGTCTGGCGCAAAAGACTTTTTGAATAAGCCGTTTGATAAAGTAGAAGTGTTGATGAGGATTCGTAATCTATTGGAAACCAGCCTGCTCCACAAAGAAAATAAGCGGTATATGGAAACCCTGGAAGAAACGGTCCTGACAAGGACGCAAGCGCTCGAGGACACGCAACGAGAAGTCATCCATCGATTGGGACGGGCTGCCGAATACCGGGACAATGATACCGGATCTCATATTGTGCGGATGAGTCACTATGCGGCGATTCTCGCCCAGGCGGCGGGCATGACCGAAGAGGAGTGTAAGCTCGTTCAGCAGGCGATGCCGATGCACGATATCGGGAAGATAGGCATTCCAGACGACATTCTTTTAAAACCAGACCAGTTAACGTCGGAAGAATGGCACACAATGCGACGCCACACGCTCATCGGCGCCGAATTGCTCTCTGGGAGTGATTCTCCCTTGCTCCAAATGGCGGAAATTATCGCACTGACTCACCATGAAAAATGGGATGGGTCAGGGTATCCCAATAAATTGTCAGGGGAAGATATTCCTTTACCGGGACGAATCTGCGCCATCTGCGATATTTTCGATGCCCTCACCTCTCAGCGTCCATACAAAGAGGCCTGGGCCGTGGAAGATGCCATCAAACATATCCACGAATTGTCTGGCACCCATCTTGATCCTCATCTC